Proteins from one Salinispora arenicola genomic window:
- a CDS encoding alpha/beta fold hydrolase, with translation MLKVTSVDGTVIAYERHGDHGGDPLIVVGGATCDRAKTRPLAEGLGGHLPVVNYDRRGRGDSGDTSPYAVEREVEDIAALVDDLGDHVVLYGHSSGATLVLHAAAAGVPARAIVLHEPPFSADTDEDRQEARDYAETLTALLSANRRDDAVALFFHTTGVPADAVAEMRHEPWWADVVALAPTLAYDSAVMGDLSRGGSLPVEVATRVAVPALVLSGGDSPDWMIEAGRAAAAALPHGTHRVLPGEGHVPSPQTLAPVLTEFIARR, from the coding sequence ATGCTGAAGGTGACATCCGTGGACGGCACGGTGATCGCGTACGAACGGCACGGGGACCACGGCGGGGATCCGCTGATCGTGGTCGGTGGCGCCACCTGCGACCGGGCGAAGACCCGCCCACTGGCCGAAGGGCTCGGCGGCCACCTGCCGGTCGTCAACTACGACCGCCGTGGCCGCGGCGACAGCGGCGACACCAGCCCGTACGCCGTCGAACGGGAGGTCGAGGACATCGCCGCCCTCGTCGACGACCTCGGTGACCACGTCGTCCTGTACGGACACTCATCCGGTGCCACGCTCGTGCTGCACGCCGCAGCCGCCGGGGTGCCAGCCAGGGCAATCGTGCTCCACGAACCACCGTTCAGCGCGGACACCGACGAAGACCGCCAGGAAGCCCGCGACTACGCCGAAACCCTGACCGCACTGCTGTCAGCCAACCGACGCGACGACGCCGTGGCACTGTTCTTCCACACCACCGGCGTACCGGCGGACGCCGTGGCCGAGATGCGCCACGAACCGTGGTGGGCCGACGTGGTGGCGCTCGCGCCGACGCTCGCCTACGACTCCGCGGTCATGGGTGACCTAAGCCGCGGTGGCAGCCTGCCCGTGGAGGTCGCCACCCGGGTTGCCGTGCCCGCACTGGTGCTCAGCGGCGGAGACAGCCCGGACTGGATGATCGAGGCAGGCCGTGCCGCCGCCGCGGCGCTGCCGCACGGCACGCACCGGGTTCTGCCCGGCGAAGGGCACGTACCGTCACCGCAGACCCTCGCCCCGGTGCTGACGGAGTTCATCGCCCGACGCTGA
- a CDS encoding methyltransferase, with amino-acid sequence MSRNEAHAPSAELMEQMTGFYVSRAIFLATDLGMIDQLAREPGTGVAVAEKLGADPHAVTRLLRLLASAGMLVQQPDGRFVLSDKGQLLRSDVPDSLRDVVWVFAGPLTQRLWADLEHGLRTGGPVFEHAYGVPAFGYFPQHPDEGMVFNRAMTYFASKIAGAVLDVYDFSGFGTVVDVGGGHGMLVRSILRANPGVRGTVYDLPHVVATVRDEVAASDLADRCQVVGGDFFVEVPEGGDAYVLKSVIHDWNDERSLTILRNVHRVMPADGRLLIVEPVVSDQVTESPTDLMVTGSDLNMMLTVGGAERTETEYRELLALAGFTLRNITPLGGLSTGIHGVHSVIECSKIV; translated from the coding sequence ATGAGCCGTAACGAAGCCCACGCACCGTCAGCCGAGTTGATGGAGCAGATGACAGGCTTTTATGTATCGAGGGCCATTTTCCTGGCCACCGACCTCGGCATGATCGACCAGCTGGCCCGGGAGCCCGGCACCGGGGTGGCGGTCGCCGAGAAACTCGGCGCCGACCCGCACGCGGTGACCCGACTGCTACGCCTGCTGGCCAGCGCGGGGATGCTCGTCCAGCAACCCGACGGGCGGTTCGTTCTGAGCGACAAGGGCCAGCTGCTCCGCAGCGACGTACCCGACTCGCTGCGCGACGTGGTGTGGGTGTTCGCGGGGCCGCTGACGCAGCGGCTGTGGGCCGATCTGGAGCATGGGCTGCGCACCGGCGGGCCCGTCTTCGAGCACGCCTACGGTGTCCCAGCGTTCGGCTACTTCCCGCAGCATCCGGACGAGGGCATGGTCTTCAACCGGGCGATGACGTACTTCGCCTCGAAGATCGCCGGCGCGGTTCTCGACGTGTACGACTTCTCGGGGTTCGGCACCGTAGTCGATGTCGGTGGCGGCCACGGCATGCTCGTCCGCAGCATCCTGCGGGCCAACCCCGGTGTCCGGGGGACGGTGTATGACCTGCCGCACGTCGTGGCTACCGTCCGGGACGAGGTCGCTGCCTCCGACCTGGCCGACCGGTGCCAGGTCGTCGGCGGTGACTTCTTCGTGGAGGTGCCGGAAGGGGGCGACGCCTACGTGCTCAAGAGCGTCATCCACGACTGGAACGACGAGCGGTCGTTGACCATCCTGCGCAACGTGCACCGGGTGATGCCGGCGGACGGTCGACTGCTGATCGTCGAGCCGGTCGTGTCCGACCAGGTCACTGAGTCCCCGACCGATCTGATGGTGACCGGTAGCGATCTCAATATGATGCTGACCGTGGGCGGTGCCGAACGCACCGAGACCGAGTACCGCGAACTGCTCGCCCTGGCCGGGTTCACGCTGAGGAACATCACCCCCCTCGGGGGGCTTTCCACCGGTATCCACGGTGTGCACAGCGTCATCGAGTGTTCGAAGATCGTCTAG
- a CDS encoding glycosyltransferase family 39 protein produces MSSGTLGQDTLAPVEVYAAREPTGRNPRWWWVGLTVCVAVAALLRIWGAPGTAGNGNLYYTAAVLSMSQDWTAFFTGALDTAGFAAMDKPAVWLWPSALLVKIFGLNWATLFLPNAIAGTATVLALALAVREAFGDGLPARLTALAAALGLAVSPINVAIDRNNSPDAIMLLALVLAAWLAIRAVRRGRLGPLIGAAALVGLAFNAKFFQAYLVVPGFALMWLVSGAGGLARRLGGLLAAGAALAAVSLAWPLMMATLVTDPPWISSSSDGSVQGRLVDIGSVHFSESPAATDPMIQTILGSLHTGEAFYAGPPGLDRLFTGALADQVSWWLPLAVVAVVALAFRLRQRRRDDPAVAATMLFAVWAVACWAVFSLMSGTLHPYYTSMMVPALSALCAGGILAAWSVWGEGDRRGAWLFAAQALAVTVWTTVVLYTTTAQTPSALPGIVLVTGVAAVGAALVGARREPTGSLVALAALMAPLTWSVLTTSQPLVAFNPLGNQPGREGLTVVPKPMSDAFVMTMNPPVDPRMIDFLERNQGTAKWIMAAPSAISATPITVASGGAPVMTMGGYYGTDPNPTVPAFHEMVRAGEIRFLLAPPPGSSFVSGTAVDITNWALGNCRPVDPMTGAPAPLPPMPPQGPGGQPGAPGGPPAQMPMPILLDCAGAA; encoded by the coding sequence ATGAGCTCAGGGACCCTCGGCCAGGACACGCTGGCGCCTGTTGAAGTGTACGCGGCCCGGGAACCAACCGGGCGCAACCCGCGATGGTGGTGGGTCGGACTGACCGTGTGCGTCGCGGTCGCCGCGCTCCTGCGGATCTGGGGCGCACCCGGTACCGCCGGTAACGGAAACCTGTACTACACGGCCGCTGTCCTGAGCATGTCCCAGGACTGGACGGCGTTTTTCACCGGCGCGCTCGACACGGCCGGATTTGCCGCGATGGACAAGCCCGCTGTCTGGCTCTGGCCGTCGGCCCTCCTGGTCAAGATTTTCGGCCTCAACTGGGCGACCCTGTTCCTGCCGAACGCGATTGCCGGCACCGCCACCGTGCTCGCGCTCGCGCTCGCCGTCCGGGAGGCGTTCGGCGACGGATTGCCCGCGCGGCTGACTGCCCTGGCGGCGGCACTCGGGCTCGCGGTGAGTCCGATCAACGTCGCCATCGACCGCAACAACAGCCCCGACGCGATCATGCTGCTGGCATTGGTGCTGGCGGCCTGGCTGGCGATCAGGGCGGTACGTCGCGGCCGGCTCGGCCCACTGATCGGCGCGGCGGCACTGGTCGGGTTGGCCTTCAACGCGAAGTTCTTCCAGGCGTACCTCGTCGTACCCGGCTTCGCGCTGATGTGGCTGGTCAGTGGCGCCGGAGGGCTAGCGCGCCGGCTGGGCGGACTGCTGGCCGCCGGAGCCGCGCTGGCCGCCGTGTCGCTGGCGTGGCCGCTCATGATGGCCACCCTGGTGACCGACCCGCCGTGGATCAGCAGCAGCTCCGACGGCAGCGTCCAGGGTCGCCTGGTCGACATTGGCAGCGTCCACTTCAGTGAGAGCCCGGCCGCCACCGACCCGATGATCCAGACGATCCTGGGATCCCTGCACACCGGCGAGGCGTTCTACGCGGGGCCCCCTGGCCTGGACCGGCTGTTCACCGGCGCGCTGGCCGACCAGGTCTCGTGGTGGCTTCCGCTGGCGGTGGTGGCGGTCGTGGCGCTCGCCTTCCGGCTGCGCCAGCGCCGTCGCGACGACCCGGCAGTTGCCGCGACCATGCTGTTCGCTGTGTGGGCAGTGGCCTGCTGGGCAGTGTTCAGCCTGATGAGCGGCACGCTGCACCCCTACTACACCAGCATGATGGTGCCGGCGCTGTCCGCACTCTGTGCCGGCGGGATCCTGGCGGCCTGGAGCGTCTGGGGTGAGGGTGACCGCCGTGGTGCCTGGCTGTTCGCGGCACAGGCACTGGCAGTGACTGTGTGGACGACGGTGGTGCTGTACACGACCACCGCGCAGACCCCGTCGGCGCTGCCCGGGATCGTGCTGGTGACCGGGGTGGCCGCCGTCGGCGCCGCGCTCGTCGGGGCCCGTCGCGAGCCGACGGGAAGCCTCGTCGCGCTTGCCGCGCTCATGGCACCGCTGACCTGGTCGGTCCTGACGACCAGCCAGCCCCTGGTGGCCTTCAACCCGTTGGGCAATCAGCCAGGCAGAGAAGGGCTGACCGTGGTGCCGAAGCCGATGTCGGATGCCTTCGTGATGACGATGAACCCGCCGGTCGACCCGCGCATGATCGACTTCCTCGAGCGGAACCAGGGCACAGCGAAGTGGATCATGGCGGCTCCGTCGGCGATTTCGGCGACCCCGATCACCGTGGCGTCGGGTGGGGCCCCGGTGATGACGATGGGTGGCTATTACGGGACCGACCCCAACCCGACCGTCCCGGCCTTCCACGAGATGGTGCGGGCCGGTGAGATCCGGTTCCTGCTCGCCCCGCCGCCGGGGAGTTCGTTCGTCAGCGGGACCGCGGTCGACATCACCAACTGGGCGCTCGGGAACTGTCGGCCTGTCGACCCGATGACTGGTGCTCCGGCACCGCTACCGCCCATGCCGCCGCAGGGGCCGGGCGGGCAGCCGGGTGCGCCTGGTGGTCCGCCGGCTCAGATGCCGATGCCGATCCTGCTCGACTGCGCAGGAGCGGCGTGA
- a CDS encoding cytochrome P450 family protein has translation MSETLSTSVLLADAAEQRAWRAKLRGAGPVHRITTQSGETGWLIVGHEEARNALVDLRLQGRTATVGHGRRMPEDLERALNSHMLNVGPPDHTRLRRLVSAAFTRRRIEQMRPRIQELTDELLDGLAGADEADLVAGLALPLPMRVLVDLFGIPAEDCADFNVWTKVLTSAGAVDLDRLTTAAGEMVAYLRGLLDRKRQVPESDLLSALVAVRDGADRLSDDELTSMVYLLLTAGYETTVNLIGNGLLNLLANPEQLVAFKADPDLLPQVVEEAMRFDSPVQIAVRHSTEPVEIAGQAIPSGALILVSLLWANRDPDRFTEPEVFRVDRQDNPQLGFGYGFHHCIGAPLARMEGTVAIGTVIRRFPALRLAHPASSLTWRASMVMHGLTALPVHLR, from the coding sequence ATGTCGGAGACCCTGAGCACCAGCGTCCTGCTCGCCGACGCGGCGGAGCAACGCGCCTGGCGTGCGAAGCTTCGCGGTGCCGGCCCGGTGCACCGGATCACCACCCAGTCCGGTGAGACGGGCTGGCTCATCGTCGGGCACGAGGAGGCCCGTAACGCCCTCGTTGACCTCAGACTGCAGGGCCGTACGGCCACTGTCGGGCACGGCCGTCGGATGCCCGAGGACCTCGAACGGGCCCTCAACAGTCACATGCTCAACGTCGGGCCGCCCGACCACACACGGCTGCGCCGGCTGGTCTCGGCCGCGTTCACCCGTCGGCGGATCGAGCAGATGCGCCCGCGGATCCAGGAGCTCACGGACGAACTGCTCGACGGGCTTGCCGGCGCTGACGAGGCGGATCTCGTGGCGGGACTGGCGCTGCCGCTGCCGATGCGCGTACTCGTCGACCTGTTCGGCATCCCTGCGGAGGACTGCGCCGACTTCAACGTGTGGACGAAGGTGTTGACGTCGGCGGGCGCCGTCGACCTGGACCGGCTGACCACCGCCGCCGGCGAGATGGTCGCCTACCTCCGCGGCCTGCTGGACCGCAAGCGTCAAGTACCCGAGTCCGATCTACTCTCGGCGCTGGTAGCGGTCCGGGACGGTGCGGACCGACTCAGCGATGACGAGTTGACATCAATGGTGTACCTGCTGTTGACCGCCGGCTATGAGACGACTGTCAACCTGATCGGCAACGGCCTGCTCAACCTGCTCGCCAACCCGGAGCAACTAGTGGCATTCAAGGCGGATCCCGATCTGCTGCCGCAGGTGGTCGAGGAGGCCATGCGCTTCGATAGCCCGGTGCAGATCGCGGTACGGCACAGTACCGAGCCGGTGGAGATCGCCGGGCAGGCGATTCCGAGCGGTGCCCTGATTCTGGTCTCTCTGTTGTGGGCCAATCGGGATCCCGACCGGTTCACCGAACCGGAGGTGTTCCGCGTCGACCGGCAGGACAATCCCCAACTCGGCTTTGGGTACGGCTTCCACCACTGCATTGGAGCGCCGTTGGCGCGGATGGAGGGCACCGTCGCGATCGGAACGGTCATCCGGCGGTTCCCCGCTCTGCGTCTGGCCCACCCGGCCAGCTCACTCACCTGGCGGGCCAGCATGGTTATGCACGGGTTGACCGCATTGCCGGTCCATTTGCGCTGA
- a CDS encoding DegT/DnrJ/EryC1/StrS family aminotransferase, with protein sequence MNLAVPAQVYDFPAEDIDFITGELRSMLEGGRYLTGGQVSARFEKAFSRQHGDLMASAVNSGTAALEAILTSVDVRGGEVIVPTNTFGATGFAVVRAGARPVFADMLPDFTVDPADVARRITDRTKAIVTVHIGGLVSPATLELVELCRDRGIALVEDAAHAHGSTLHGRPAGSFGIAAAFSFYATKVMTTGEGGMVLTSDDRVHRTVRMLRDQAKVDGNRHEAIGANWRMSEVSAMFGLAQIARLPDFVARRREIAERYRQKLSGVPGITVLSEAGGARSCYYKVIAVLEGVEPAVLREELRDRYDVTLGGAVYDLPMHQQPVFRQYADGPLPVAEDLCRRHICPPVYPSLTEAQLDHVVTALTERMNSHLAMG encoded by the coding sequence ATGAACCTTGCCGTTCCCGCCCAGGTCTACGACTTCCCCGCCGAAGACATCGACTTCATCACCGGCGAACTACGGAGCATGCTCGAGGGCGGCCGGTATCTCACCGGCGGTCAGGTCAGCGCGCGGTTCGAGAAGGCATTCTCCCGGCAGCACGGCGACCTGATGGCCAGTGCGGTCAACAGCGGCACCGCCGCGTTGGAGGCCATTCTCACCAGCGTCGACGTCCGAGGTGGTGAGGTGATCGTGCCCACCAACACCTTCGGGGCCACCGGGTTCGCCGTGGTCCGGGCCGGCGCCCGGCCGGTCTTCGCGGACATGCTGCCCGACTTCACCGTCGATCCCGCCGACGTCGCACGGCGGATCACCGACCGCACGAAGGCGATCGTCACCGTGCACATCGGTGGCCTGGTCTCGCCCGCGACCCTCGAACTCGTCGAGCTGTGCCGCGACCGGGGCATCGCACTCGTCGAGGATGCCGCCCACGCTCACGGCAGCACATTGCACGGCCGTCCGGCCGGCAGCTTCGGGATCGCCGCCGCGTTCTCGTTCTACGCCACGAAGGTGATGACCACCGGCGAGGGCGGCATGGTGCTCACCAGTGACGATCGGGTACACCGGACAGTGCGGATGCTGCGCGACCAGGCGAAGGTGGACGGTAACCGGCACGAAGCGATCGGCGCGAACTGGCGGATGAGCGAGGTGTCCGCCATGTTCGGCCTGGCGCAGATCGCCCGGCTCCCCGACTTCGTCGCCCGACGCAGGGAGATCGCCGAACGGTACCGGCAGAAGTTGTCGGGCGTCCCCGGGATCACCGTGCTGTCGGAGGCAGGCGGGGCCCGGTCCTGCTACTACAAGGTCATCGCTGTGCTCGAGGGAGTCGAACCGGCGGTGCTACGGGAGGAACTGCGCGACAGGTACGACGTCACCCTCGGCGGCGCCGTGTACGACCTGCCGATGCACCAGCAACCGGTGTTCCGGCAGTACGCCGACGGGCCGCTGCCGGTTGCCGAGGACCTGTGCCGACGGCACATCTGCCCACCGGTCTACCCGTCACTGACCGAGGCGCAGCTCGATCACGTGGTCACGGCCCTCACGGAACGGATGAACTCCCACCTGGCGATGGGATGA
- a CDS encoding methyltransferase codes for MSTPTRAAEVRPVARLADLADYIIPFSIRAACDLGIADHLTNGPCHVDELARRTGSHPRSLLRLLRALAARGIFTETSPQTFDLTPLADPLRSDHPDSLREAYPLMAGDIGAWAGFTHSLRTGAAAFDRVHGEDYWTYLAANPAESARFDASQCAVTRREIGALLPAYPWDRFGTLVDVGGGNGAFLAAILTAHPGLRGVLFDQPHVVADTDVLTSAGVQDRCQVVGGDFRRAVPAGGDGYVIKRAFYDLDDEDAAAFLRAVRSVVASDGRLLIIEPMIEPGDGFDWGKLYDVLLLTMRGGGSRSREELAALFGRTGFELTNVVRTKSLPIVEARPV; via the coding sequence ATGAGTACTCCAACTCGCGCTGCCGAGGTCCGTCCGGTCGCACGGCTGGCGGACCTGGCCGACTACATCATCCCGTTCTCGATCCGGGCCGCCTGCGACCTGGGCATTGCCGACCACCTCACCAACGGTCCGTGCCACGTCGACGAACTGGCCCGGCGTACCGGCAGCCACCCCCGCTCACTGCTGCGGCTGCTGCGGGCCCTCGCCGCACGCGGGATCTTCACCGAGACCAGCCCGCAGACGTTCGACCTGACGCCGCTGGCCGACCCACTACGCAGCGACCACCCAGACTCGCTGCGGGAGGCCTACCCCCTGATGGCGGGCGACATCGGCGCCTGGGCGGGCTTTACCCACAGCCTACGCACCGGTGCCGCCGCGTTCGATCGGGTCCACGGCGAGGACTACTGGACGTACCTGGCCGCCAACCCGGCCGAAAGCGCCCGGTTCGACGCGTCGCAATGCGCGGTCACTCGGCGCGAGATCGGTGCGCTGCTGCCTGCCTATCCGTGGGACCGGTTCGGCACACTGGTCGACGTCGGTGGAGGCAACGGCGCCTTCCTCGCCGCCATCCTGACCGCGCATCCCGGCCTGCGAGGGGTGCTGTTCGACCAGCCGCACGTCGTCGCCGACACCGACGTTCTGACCAGCGCGGGAGTGCAGGACCGCTGCCAGGTGGTCGGGGGCGACTTCCGCCGGGCCGTCCCCGCGGGCGGGGACGGCTACGTGATCAAAAGAGCCTTCTACGACCTTGACGACGAGGACGCCGCAGCCTTCCTGCGTGCGGTCCGCTCGGTAGTCGCCTCAGACGGGCGGCTGCTCATCATCGAACCGATGATCGAGCCAGGCGACGGGTTCGACTGGGGCAAGCTCTACGACGTCCTCCTGTTGACCATGCGGGGTGGAGGCAGCCGCAGCCGCGAGGAACTCGCCGCCCTGTTCGGTCGGACCGGCTTCGAACTGACCAACGTCGTACGCACGAAGAGCCTACCCATCGTGGAGGCCCGACCGGTGTGA
- a CDS encoding ElyC/SanA/YdcF family protein — MVVDRYLRALLPWSSPDEPGPDDTVVAVRVGGDPGNARTFCLVFDSTDLVGCWWRDVPTPAVRLSAPRSALREVVSRARTGSAAVMSGRVSIDGDRRTLARLAAFTDRPRMRSYMARLSEMFGSEVPCPPPAPGLRTGSPVVAVLGSPNDPGGAISRIAMDRCQAAVELCRVQPGAHLVLTGGFGAQFNTSSQPHWQHCARWITQRWAGAGHRIVGAVESRHTYEDIFLVREVVRSIGSPPVTVVTSDYHAARVRLLLDLLLPEAAVHATTHPTIDHDERRRLDRHESRALPLTVAATLLFGADPRPGMSLDVDGGRLVLRPL; from the coding sequence ATGGTGGTGGACAGGTATCTGCGGGCGCTCCTGCCATGGTCGTCGCCAGACGAGCCGGGTCCCGATGACACCGTCGTCGCGGTGCGCGTCGGCGGGGATCCCGGCAACGCCCGGACGTTCTGTCTGGTCTTCGACTCGACAGATCTCGTCGGCTGCTGGTGGCGGGACGTGCCGACGCCGGCTGTACGGCTGAGCGCCCCCCGGTCGGCGTTACGCGAGGTGGTGTCGCGTGCCCGTACGGGCTCGGCGGCCGTCATGTCCGGCCGGGTGTCGATCGACGGGGACCGGCGGACATTGGCCCGGCTGGCCGCGTTCACGGACCGCCCGCGGATGCGGTCGTACATGGCCAGGCTGTCCGAGATGTTCGGATCCGAGGTTCCGTGCCCACCGCCCGCACCCGGTTTGCGCACCGGCTCACCGGTCGTGGCGGTACTCGGGTCACCGAACGATCCGGGTGGCGCGATCAGCCGGATCGCCATGGACCGGTGCCAAGCCGCCGTCGAGCTGTGCCGCGTCCAGCCCGGTGCGCACCTGGTGCTCACCGGCGGTTTCGGTGCCCAGTTCAACACCAGCAGCCAGCCCCACTGGCAACACTGCGCGCGGTGGATCACTCAGCGGTGGGCAGGCGCCGGGCACCGCATCGTCGGCGCGGTGGAGTCGCGCCACACCTATGAGGACATCTTCCTCGTGCGCGAGGTCGTCCGGTCCATCGGATCGCCCCCAGTCACGGTGGTGACGTCCGACTACCACGCGGCACGGGTCCGGCTGCTGCTCGACCTGTTGCTGCCGGAGGCCGCCGTGCACGCCACCACCCATCCCACTATCGACCACGACGAGCGGCGCCGGCTCGACCGCCACGAGTCCCGGGCGCTCCCCCTGACGGTGGCGGCGACCCTGCTCTTCGGCGCTGACCCGCGTCCCGGCATGTCTCTTGACGTCGACGGGGGCAGGCTGGTCCTGCGCCCGCTCTGA
- a CDS encoding class I SAM-dependent methyltransferase, whose amino-acid sequence MGSRTPQWVRPSDWLDFWNGAQHLYVNDRHREVHFRDTSARILALARDPGAHLLDYGPGEATYADQIAAAVGRLTLCEAADQPRRKLAARFAGNPKVHVVQPAALAELVDSSVDLMVVNSVVQYLRRDELRQLLVLARRLLTPDGRLVIGDVIPRRASVISEVAAILRLASRERFLVAAVASLVVTAFSPYSRIRARLGLSRYDEADMVALLGAAGFAAVRQPFNLSHNPARLTFVATPHA is encoded by the coding sequence ATGGGTTCCCGGACGCCGCAGTGGGTGCGGCCGAGCGACTGGCTCGATTTCTGGAACGGCGCGCAACACCTGTACGTCAACGACCGGCACCGGGAGGTCCACTTCCGGGACACCTCGGCCCGGATCCTGGCGCTGGCCCGGGATCCCGGGGCGCACCTGCTCGACTACGGTCCAGGAGAGGCGACGTACGCCGACCAGATCGCCGCAGCCGTCGGGCGGCTGACCCTCTGTGAGGCCGCAGACCAGCCCCGGCGGAAGCTGGCAGCACGCTTCGCCGGCAACCCGAAGGTGCACGTGGTGCAGCCGGCCGCTCTCGCCGAGCTGGTCGACTCGTCGGTCGACCTGATGGTGGTCAACTCCGTCGTCCAGTATCTTAGGCGCGACGAGCTGAGGCAGCTCCTCGTGCTGGCCCGTCGACTGCTCACGCCCGATGGCCGACTGGTCATCGGAGATGTCATTCCCCGACGGGCGAGCGTGATCTCGGAGGTGGCGGCGATCCTGCGACTGGCGTCCCGGGAGCGGTTCCTGGTCGCCGCGGTCGCCTCGCTCGTGGTGACCGCCTTCTCGCCGTACTCGCGGATCCGCGCTCGACTAGGGTTGAGCCGCTACGACGAGGCGGACATGGTGGCGCTGCTGGGCGCCGCGGGGTTCGCGGCGGTGCGGCAGCCGTTCAACCTGAGCCACAACCCGGCCCGCCTGACGTTCGTGGCCACCCCGCACGCCTGA
- a CDS encoding DUF2306 domain-containing protein, whose product MTVANKESDVRPDGGGTRTRARANPPTRRSWLTPTWLGLFGFIVVAWVAAFVLPTYIGLDPAKARVALREDVWFHYPVVIVHVVTSAVALFAGCLQMSSKLRRYYPRAHRISGRMYLFAGVIPGGLSAATLIGINIQGAPADAGLSISVGNSAWALLWVTTGVLGWRYARRRRFADHRRIMIYSFALTVAILWTRPFAVAAFTIPGFRDEWFFENVGWIPWVTNLVIAQWWLNRTARRPIEVPAASR is encoded by the coding sequence GTGACCGTAGCGAACAAGGAATCCGACGTCCGGCCGGACGGTGGCGGTACCAGGACTCGAGCGCGCGCGAACCCGCCCACCCGCAGATCCTGGTTGACCCCGACCTGGCTGGGCTTGTTCGGCTTCATTGTGGTGGCATGGGTGGCCGCCTTCGTCCTGCCCACCTACATCGGCCTCGACCCCGCGAAGGCCCGGGTCGCGTTGCGCGAGGACGTGTGGTTCCACTATCCGGTCGTCATCGTGCACGTCGTCACCTCGGCGGTCGCGCTGTTCGCCGGTTGCCTGCAGATGTCGAGCAAGCTGCGCCGGTACTACCCCCGGGCGCACCGGATCAGCGGCCGGATGTACCTGTTCGCCGGCGTCATCCCCGGCGGGCTGTCCGCCGCAACGTTGATCGGCATCAACATCCAGGGCGCCCCAGCCGACGCTGGTCTGTCGATCTCGGTCGGCAACTCCGCCTGGGCGCTTCTCTGGGTCACGACCGGCGTTCTGGGCTGGCGGTACGCGCGTCGGCGGCGGTTCGCCGACCATCGCCGTATCATGATCTACAGCTTCGCGCTCACCGTGGCGATCCTGTGGACCCGTCCGTTCGCCGTCGCGGCCTTCACCATCCCCGGCTTCCGCGACGAGTGGTTCTTCGAGAACGTGGGCTGGATCCCCTGGGTCACCAACCTGGTCATCGCACAGTGGTGGCTGAACCGTACCGCGCGTCGTCCGATCGAGGTGCCGGCCGCGTCCCGGTGA
- a CDS encoding carbohydrate deacetylase: MGTTPRSEWAQRPAYPDDGTSRRLLIVTADDYGLTEASARGVLRAHRVGVLSSTSVLALGPAVERTARWLADVPALSVGAHLAVVGEDPPLLTRREIPTLLTRAGRLPLTWAGFLARAAAGLVDPDDVGREFEAQLQRLTGHLGLSLAHVDTHQHLHLWPAVGQVTIELARRWNIPGVRLPSSRSCSPRGQGIRLLSRALRRRIRSAGLATPDGYAGLDEAGALHLPRFLAAVDAVGISTARTAEINCHPGEDGDPDLSRYAWGYRWGAELAALTSRALRDTVARHGFVLGGYRDLPAVAGA, from the coding sequence ATGGGTACGACGCCACGTTCAGAGTGGGCTCAGCGGCCCGCGTACCCGGACGACGGAACCAGCCGGCGCCTGCTGATCGTCACCGCCGACGACTACGGCCTCACCGAGGCAAGTGCCCGGGGGGTGCTCCGGGCACACCGGGTGGGGGTGCTGTCCAGCACATCGGTGCTAGCCCTGGGGCCGGCGGTCGAGCGTACCGCCCGGTGGTTGGCTGACGTGCCGGCGCTGAGCGTCGGCGCGCACCTGGCGGTGGTGGGGGAGGATCCTCCGCTGTTGACCCGCCGGGAGATCCCGACGTTGCTGACGCGGGCCGGCCGGCTGCCACTGACCTGGGCCGGGTTCCTCGCCCGGGCCGCCGCCGGGCTGGTAGATCCGGACGACGTGGGGCGGGAGTTCGAGGCGCAACTGCAGAGGCTGACCGGGCACCTCGGGCTGTCGTTGGCGCATGTGGACACCCATCAGCACCTGCACCTGTGGCCGGCGGTTGGCCAGGTCACGATCGAGTTGGCGAGGCGGTGGAATATCCCAGGGGTACGCCTTCCGTCCAGTCGGTCGTGTAGCCCAAGGGGGCAGGGGATCCGGCTGCTGAGCAGGGCACTCCGCCGCCGGATCAGGAGCGCTGGCCTGGCCACTCCGGACGGGTACGCCGGTCTCGACGAGGCCGGCGCTCTCCACCTGCCCCGGTTCCTGGCCGCCGTGGACGCGGTGGGGATCTCGACCGCCCGTACGGCTGAGATCAACTGCCATCCGGGTGAGGATGGGGACCCTGATCTCTCCCGGTACGCCTGGGGCTACCGGTGGGGTGCCGAACTGGCCGCCCTGACCAGCCGGGCGTTGCGCGACACGGTCGCCCGGCACGGCTTCGTCCTCGGCGGCTACCGCGACCTCCCGGCGGTGGCGGGCGCGTGA